GCGTACCTTCCACGTCGGCGGAACCGCTTCGCGCGTCTCCGATCAGTCGCATCTCGAAGCCAAGAACGAAGGTACCCTTCGCTTCATCAACCTCTCCACGGTACGTGCCAAGGCCGGTCATCTCGTTGCCATGAACCGCTCCGGTTCGGTTGCGGTTCTGGATGAGAAGGGTCGCGAGAAAGAGCGTTACCCCATCGTCTACGGCGCCAAGCTGATGCTGGACGACGGAGCGAAGGTCAAGCTCGGCACCACGATCGGCGAGTGGGATCCGTACACCTTCTCCATCGTTACGGAGATCGGTGGAACGATCGCCTTCAAGGACCTCGTAGACGGCATCACGCTGAACGAAGAAGTGGATGAAGTCACTGGCCTCTCCCGCCTCGTCGTTTCGGATGCACCGGACGAAAAGCGTCAGCCGACCCTGCTCGTGAAATCGGACAAGGCCAGCAAGCGCTACCTCATGCCTTCGCGCGCTCATCTTATGATCGCGGACGGCGACGAGGTCTACCCGGGCGATGTTCTCGCCAAGATCCCTCGTGAGTCCACACGTACCAAGGACATCACCGGCGGTCTGCCGCGCGTCGTCGAACTCTTCGAAGCCCGCAAGCCACGCGAAACCGCAACCATCGCGGAGATCGACGGCGTCATTCGCTTCGGCGACGTCGTCAAGGGACAGCGCAAGATCTACATCACCGCCGACAATGGCGATGAGCGCGAGTACTCGATCCCCCGCGGTATCCACGTCAACGTGCAGGAAGGCGAGCGTCTCCGCGCCGGTGAAGCACTCATGGACGGCCCGCTCAACCCGCACGATATCCTCGCGGTCCTCGGCGAACAGGAGCTTCAGCGCTACCTGGTCAACGAGATCCAAGAGGTTTATCGTCTGCAGGGCGTAGCCATCTCCGATAAGCACATCGAAGTCATCGTTCGCCAGATGCTTCGCTGGGTCAAGATCGAAGACGTGGGCGACACCAACTTCCTGCTGGAGCAGCAGATCGATCGCTTCCGCTTCAACCAGGAAAACGATCGTGTCATCGCAACCGGTGGCCGTCCCTCCACGGGCCGTCCGCTCCTGCTCGGCATCACGAAGGCGTCGCTCTCCACGGACTCGTTCATCTCCGCTGCATCGTTCCAGGAGACAACGCGTGTTCTTACCGAGGCTTCCATCAACGGAGCAGTCGATACGCTCCGCGGCCTCAAGGAGAACGTCATCGTCGGTCGCCTCATCCCCGCAGGAACAGGCATGGAATACTACCGCAACGTCCAGCTCTCTCCAGAGCTCGAAGAAGCGGCAGCCAAGATCCAGGCCGAAGTCCAGGAAGCCCACGACGCAGAAGAACGCGAACTGGAAGCCATGCGCATGGAAGGCGAACAGGAAGAACTGGCCGCCGAATAAGCATTGCATGCAACAAAACTAAAGGGCGGACTCGAAAGAGTCCGCCCTTGTACATTAAGCAACAGACAGGTCACTTGGGAAAGTCGAAAATTCGGTGCCCACCTCACGCAGTCCTTGGGCAATCAGGACTTGATCCTTGCATGTATTTGGGCGCGTTATATCGGTTACTCAACTTCGGACAACCTGAAGGATTCACGATGGTTGTTATTCGAATTTCCCTTTTTTGATTCTCGCTTCAAATGTATTCAGATCCAAGATGGCTCTTCGTATAGCGCGATAATCATCGGTTGGCACGATCACAGCGGACGCAGTGTCCTCGTCATCACCGTAGAGTGACATCGGGGCCGCCTTGGTTGCTAAGAGGTCAACGTAGCAGCCGTAATCTAATTTATATGCGTCGTATCGCGCGCCAGCTTTCTCTTGGCCCGAAAGCCCCTTTTTAATAATGTGTAAGAGGCGGGCATCGAAAAGAGAGTCAATGATTGGATGACGCGAATTGACAGGGAGCAGAAAGGCTCTAGCCTTACGGTGAGCGATCACTTCATCGATGATCCAGTGAAGCAACGCCTGAGCGTTTTCGTCCGACTTAATGGCACCTTCTTTGTCTCGTTGATACCAAGTTCTTGCTGCGACCCGTATGGTGGGAATCGAGATCTTATCGTTCATCCCTCTTTGTGCGGCAAGAGATAGAACATTGAATGCATCTCGAGGAACTCCTTCGGCTGACTTTACAAAATCATCAAACGCATTGGTCTGGGTGAATGCAGCCTGGATTAATTTCTTCGAAGTGTCGAATTCCGGCTTACCGTCTACCACCTCAGAGGCGTAGTGTTTAAAGACGAGTTCCTGAAAAAATTCGACAGCTCGCGCTTCATTGTTGTCAAAGACCATGTAGTCGTCTAAATCAACGTCCGCTGAAGCATCAGCTCCAACCTCAATTCCTGTGTAATCGGATCCTCCCCCAAGCTTGAAAAGGGTTCGTTGTTCGATCGCTGCTATCTTGACTGTAATTCCCTGTACTGGAAAAATAGCGCGCCGTATAAGGTCAGCAAGATACGGTTGAAGCTCAAGTGGCAATGAACTCCACTCGTCTAGAACAATGACTAAATGTGCTGGCTTAATAATTGACACCAGATTCTTTAGAGCGCTACTGACGCTTCCAAAATGAACGCGGTAACGAAGTGTGCCCTTCTCGGTATAGTGTGTTCTTTGCTCTTCAGATTTTTTCTCTGACTCGTTCCAGCCGATACTTGCCGCAGGCACTTTGGAAAAGGTCGCAGCTACGCTATTACCCGTCGTCGACTCCGATGCCGTCTGATTTTCTGTTTCCCGAGTGGTTTCTCCCAAAACTTCAAGTTCGGTAATTGCCGCAGCCAATTTATCGAGGGCTGGTCCAACGCGGCTCAAATCTAAATCTAAGCTGAGCGCTATCTCAAGCAATTCCCCATGGACGGAACCCAACACATCCAACAAGAGCCTTGTAGCGCGTTGTGCAAGTGAATAATTCGCATCTCCGTAAATCCCACCAGATGACCCTATATATCGAAGATCGATATATACGGCTATGTCGCGATTTTTCTTTGCCTGCTCTGTAACGTACAGAAGCGCATGAGTTTTTCCGGTGCCCCGTCTGCCGTAGACCACTTGGTGATCTCTTGTCGAGAGCACCGCAAAGAGTGGACCAATATCCACGAACGTTTTTACTAGGGTCTCTCTATCTATTGACTCAGCGCGTCTCGAAAATCCGACAAAAGCCTTATTCATAGCAGCTACGGATAGAGTTTCGTTGGGCATGCGGGGATTCTACAGCTTCTCAGCGTTACTTGCGACGCAGTGTCAAACACCGAGTGCAGAGTGACCGTTCGCCGTGTATTTTTCGATGAGTGGGCATTCTCGCTCCGCGCGAACTTCCCTAATGGACAACAGGCGGTTCCGGTCGTCGAAGAATCCGCATCTCGGGCTCTTTCGTCGTGATGACCTCGATCACATGATTGAGGCAAGCGATGGAATGATGCTGTAGCGGGCCAGGGCCGGGATGATCGTCGGCAGCATAGCTCGTCTTCTTTGTCAGCTCCAATAGATAAGACCACGAAAAGATCCGAAAAAATTTGCCTTCGAACTTCTCTGGCTCTTTCGGATACTTACCGTACGTTTCGTTCACGACGGTGTACGAGACCGGGTAGTCGTAGATCACCTCAAAGAGTCGGCATGACTCATTCGACTCGATGGCAGTAGCGCCTGCGAAGAGCGCCTGTATTGCGGGCTCGTCCGTATGCGTTTTGCTCACCCGCCCAAAGTCGCCAGCCTCTTCAATCACAAGCCGCAGCTGTAACTCCCTCGGTTCGCCGATCCAGCGTAAGTAGAGGTACTCGCACTCGTTCATCTGCTGCGCTATCTCTTGCCAACTCATGCCGCTAGGATAACGGATAGTCGAGGTCAACCTCGACACTGGGTGCCCCATGTCCGGATTTTCGGACATGGGTTTTTACGCCGAGCGTCAAACCCAATCCGAAGAAATCTCTACCCGACCTCTGACGCCATTTAGGTAGTGAAGATAGCTCGAAGCGCCCCATTCTTCAGGTTCAGAGACCAACCCACGCACTACAGGATTTCGATGGAGGTATCGTAACTTCTCCCGAAACTTCGTAACCGTGAAGATATTGAAGTCGTGATATCGCGGCAGCCAGAAAGGCCTCTGCCTACTCCGCAACGTTACGGAGAGTTTGATCCCCTTGATCGCTTCATCGAGTGTCCCATTCTTCGGCTCGTCGACCAGGAGATGGACGTGCTCTGGCATCACCACGTACCCGTACACCTGAAATGCATAGCGAATACGCATTCTCTCCAGCGCATCTTCGAAAAGAGAACAAGCAGAGTCGGAGCTAAGGTAGGGCCGCCGCCCATAACAGTTAAAAGTCAGAAAATGATCGTGGCCACTTGTCTGATATCTCTTCAACCCCCGCGTCATGCGCTCAGGATACAAGATGGACGAATCAAGACCATGATGTCCTTAATTGAACTTCCGCCCCGATTTTTGGGAGATGTTCTGAGACGTATTCTCTTGAACCGCGAGCCTCCTGGAAACCCATGTCCGAAAATCCGGACATGGGGCACCCCAAAATCTCTAGATCTGCGATCCGTCTTTCGGTTTGTTATTTATCTGGAAGTTCACTGTAATCGTCGTATCGATCTCAGTCGGCTGGCCGTTGAGCAGATACGGTCTGTACTTCCACTGTCGTACGGCGTCGAGGGAAGGCTGTCGCAGTTCCTCCGGTCCGGAGAGGACCGTCAGGTCTTCGACGTCCCCGGTCTTACTAATGATGGCGTGCATGACCACCGTGCCGAGGATATGGCCCCGTCTCGCTTCCTGCGGATATACCGGATTCACCTTCGAAACGAGTAACCCTCCCACCACACCGCCTGGGACGTGCGCGGGGTTCGTCGGAGTATCCTGCGCCTGTAACGCAGACGTCAGAAGCAGCACTGCCAGTATTCCAAACCGTCGCATTCGCCCTCCCAGGTCGCGCCCATCATAGCAGGGCATTGGAAGACTGTTTTAGGGAATGGGCTAACTTAGCAGGCCGGTCTCATCTCTTTCAGCTTGGCCACCAGAACGCACGGGTCCACTGGTTTTCCAATCAGCTCGAAGTGCAGGCCCTGCACGCGGCTCTCGCGAAAGAGGTCGCCGGTGTCGGCCTGGCCGGAGAGCAGGAGGATCTTACAGCTGGGACGGGTCTTTTGCATGGCCAGGGCCGCCTGTACTCCCGTGATACCCGTCATGACGACGTCGCTGAGCAGCAGGTCGGGCTGGAAGCCTTCGAGCTCTTCCAGAATGGCTTCGCCGCTGTAGACGGCGAGGGTCTCATAGCCTTCTTTGAGAAAGATGAGTGCGAGCGTGTCCGCAATCAGGCGCTCGTCGTCGGCGATCAGAAGGCGTGTTCTGGATGCGGCGTTCGTTGGGACGGGCATGGGGCTCTCCGAAAGCTAGAGCAGACTGAAGGATGCAATGCCTAAGGTGCGGCGGAGAGACGAAAAGGCAACAGGCGCTCAAGGATGAGGGAAGGAGCGCGTTGAGAGCTCAAAGTGGCTTTTTTGAAGATTGCGGTGTCAGGCTGTTCAGCCTTCCCGCTCTCTATCATGACCCGAAATGACGTGAGAAGTTGTGATGGTAATCACGGCTGTTGGCCCTGCGCATAAACTTCGTGTGCGCATGAAGTATAGATGCGATCGTCGAAATCCTTCGGAGCGCTCTATGCGAGAGATGCCATTGGGCATGCGCACTTTAAAAAGCAAAAAAGGAGACCTGAAGGCCCCCTTTTTGCTTCTTTAGAAATTATCCCTGTTTCGGGGGAAATTTCTTGAACATCTTGTCGACAGCTTTGTAGAGCTTGTCCGTGTTCTTGTCTGGATTCTTCGAAAGCTCCGACTGTGCGGTCCCACGGAAGACGAGTTGTTTGGACTGCGAATCGAAGAGATCGACGATCAGCGTGCCCACGGGGATCTGCTCCACTATAGTGGTCGACTGTCCGCCAGCGCCTCCCCAACCGCGACCGCGCCAGCCGAAGCCGCCACCAAGACCATCGTAGAAGGTCGAATACTCCTGCTGGTTGTGGACGTTGCCGATGGCTGTGACGGTGAGATCGCAGGTTCCATCTGCAGCGGCAGGCTGCAACCCATGCTGCGTCAGGTCGCGTGTCAACGCGTCGCGCAGGCGTCCTTCCACGAGCTGGTTCGATGCGTGCAAACGGACGATGCAGAACGTACGGTAGTGTTCGAAGTGTGCACTGTGCTCGTAGTCCGTGCGGACGTCTTGCGCAACTGCACCTGCGGAGACAGCAAATACAGCAGCGATAACCAAGGAAACGATCTTTTTCATCCTGAAAACTCCTTCACTAGATGAGACGTAGCAAAGGCCTGCGCGGCGTCCGCCATATTGCGCGCTTTCGGTGCGTTACGGTGCAGTTCTTCCTTCGGCCCATGGATCGGACCGCCAACCACTAAAGTAATGCAGCCTATCGTGGCCGCGCGTACCCGTTCCGAACACCACGTTTCGACAAGACGATCTGCCAGAGGTGGAGATGCCTGGATCGGAATGCGCCAGCGCTGGACAATAGATAGTACTTCCATTTCCGGTAGAAGTTATCGGGGTAGTTCTTTTTGATCTCGGACCAAGTGCTATCGAAGTTTTCGAACCATTGCATCAGTGTCCTGTCGTAATCCGCTCCGAAGTTGTGGACGTCTTCGATGACGAACAGGCCTTCGATTCCTTTTCCGATTTGCGCCATGGAGGGAATCATCCCGTTTGGGAAGATATGCTTCATGATCCATGGTTCAACGATGTTCGATGTCGTTCCCGAACCTATTGTATGGAGTAGGAAGAGGCCATCGTCCTTGAGACACTGTGAGGCCTTCTGGAAAAAGGTACGGTAATTTTTATTGCCAACATGCTCGAACATGCCGAGGGACACGATGTGATCGTAGACCGTGTCCACGTTTCGGTAGTCCATCAGTTTCAGATTGACGGGGTATTCCCGACATAAAATGTTTCCAAGCTCAACCTGTTCCCTGGATATGGTGACGCCGTCCACGAAAGCGCCATATCTACTGGCAGCAAATTTGGCAAAGCTACCCCATCCACAACCAATATCAAGGATATGGTCGGAGTTCTGAAGCCCTATCTTTCTGCAGACAAGATCCAGCTTGGCCTCTTGTGCCTCATCGAGGGTCGTTGCATTTTGCCAATAAGCACACGTATAGACCAGACGCGAATCGAGCATGCGCTTGTAGAGGTCGTTCCCCACATCGTAATGGGTTTCGCCGACCTTCCATGCTCTCTTCGCGGTCTGTAGGTTGAAGAGGCGGGCGGTGATCCCATTCAATAAGGTCGCGAAGTTTAAACTTGTTCGATCTAGAAGTCCTGCGGTGAGCACCCTACAGAAGAATTCGTCGAGTGCTTCGCATTCCCACCATCCTTCCATGTAAGACTCACCGAGACCGAGTGAGCCCTTCAGAAGCACACGGTTATAAAACCGGTCATCGATCACCTGCGGATCCCATGGTTGATTGCCGTTGGCCGAGACTCCCGCAGATTCAAGCCATGCATCGATCTTTCTTTTTGCAAATCCGCGAGATTCCGGGCTGTGAGAAAGAGCATGAATGCCTGGAGATGATGCCATGAATTTTCCTTCCCAGAAGACCACTACGTACAGAGCAAAACAAACCGGGAAAGGGAAAATTCCCAATGCGCCAGACGCCCAGGCAGTCTCCCGAATGAGTTCCATCGAGGAAGGATTTATGCGGTGCAACCGGCTGTGATCAAAACCCGCAGATGGTCGGCGTTTGCCCATTCCATGGCCCGCTTCTAACCCGTAGAATCACGACATGGCAAACAGATACGGCGAAGCCGCCCTCATCGCCGCGCACCCGGACAAACATCATCCCAAGGCGACGCCGCTCGACCGCTGGAATACGGCAACCAAGCAGCTCTATCCCACCAGCCCCACGCAGCAGAAAAAGGGCGGACCTCGCGGAGCCTTTCTTGGCCTGTGTGAAGAAGGCCTGGTCAAGGGCTTCATCCCCGGCAGCTACTCTGCGCAGCGCATTCATAAGGACTATGCCGTTCGCGCGGTCCGTCTTCTGCTCGACGGCGCACCGGCTTCAGTTACAGGTCTCTGGCGCGAGGTCGCAGACAATCCGGAGACGCCCCACACCAGCCAGATGGATGTCGTTCTCGCACTTTGGAAAAACGATCGCATCCAGAAACCGGCTTAGCTGTATATTGGTCTTCCGGCCCCGGCTATCCAATCTGGAATCCAAAGGAAACTCGAATGAAACGTCTCCTCCCACTCCTTCTTCTCTCGGCCACCGCCTTCGCTGCGGACAACTCCGGCGTCTGGACGATCAGCGGAGACATCCAGGGCTACGACCTTGCGGAGTCCTGTACCTTTACTCAGACGGCGGATAAGATCGCCGGGCCCTGCAAGATTGAAGGCACAACGCGTGACACGACGGGCACCATCGATGGGAAGAAGATTACTTTCTCCCAGCCCGGCGAATATAACGGTCAGGCGCTGACCCTCACCTTCACAGGCTTCATGGATGACAAGGGCGTATTTCACGGATCGGTCGATGTCCAGCCGTTGAACGTTACTGGCACCTTCGCCTTGAAGAAGGAAGAACTTAAGCCTTAGTCTTATTTTTGGGCAAGGAAAAAGGTATTTCGGTTTGTCGAAATACCCTTTTCCTTTTGCGGCTAAGAAGACTACTTCGCCAGAATGACATCCGGCAGCGGAAGAACATCCACATACTTGCCGGCGCTGATACCGTCGAGCGCGAGGTTGGTCGTATCTTCCGTGCGTGTGGACAGAACGTGCAGGCGGCGAGTCGCGCGCGCCGTCGTCTGGCAGAGGCTGAAGCGATTGGGGATATTAACTAGAGCGCGGTATACCTGTTCAGATCGCATCGGTAAAACTCCATAGAAATTGAAAGCCGTAAGAGTGCAGGGAAGGGCGGCTCGAGAGCGTCCAGCGAGCGAAAAGTGGTACGGAAGGTTGCAGAGAGACTCCTCTCAGTATACGTCGGCAAGTACACTCAATCCGTGCCTAGCCTAAAAGATAAAACCGCCCTGGTAACCGGAGCCTCACGTGGCCTCGGTGCCGCCATTGCCACCGCGCTCGCCGAACAGGGTGCGCGGGTGGCCGTAAACTACTTTGCCAGCGAAGGCCGTGCTGAGCAACTCTGCTGGGACCTGAACAGCCGTGGCCTGACCACAAAGGCGTTTAAGGCAGATGTTCGTGACGAAAGTCAGATTGCCGCCATGGTTCGAGAGGTAGAGAAGTCCTTTGGGCATATCGACATCCTCGTGCCGAACGCTACCGGTCACCAGCCGTTTCTTTCGATTGAAGAGCAGACCTGGCAGTCCCATCTGGATCAACTTGAGTTCTTCGTGAAATCGCCCCTGCTGCTGCTCCAGAGCGTTCTTGCCGGGATGAAGGAGCGCTGCTTTGGGCGTGTGATTCAGATTGGCAGCGAGGTCGTCGAGCTGGGCAATCCGCGCTTTGCAAATTATGTCGCGGCCAAAGGCGCGCAGCTTGCCGCAACGCGCTCCTGGGCGCGGGAGCTGGCTCCGTTCGGGATCACGGTAAATCTTGTCGCTCCGGGATGGATTCCTACGGACCGGTCTGTCGGCGCGACGGCGGAGGAGAAGCAAGCCTACATCGATCGTGTTCCCATGCAGCACATGGGAACACCCGAAGATGTGGGGCGTACCGTTGCTTTTCTGGCTTCTGCGGGTGCGGAATTTATTACCGGGCAGAAGATCGCGGTGAACGGTGGAAACACTCTCGAATAGACTGGCTACGTTCTTCCAGGAGACCTTTCATGATGCGTCGTAAATTTCTTGCCTCTTCGCTCGCCGCAGCCTCGGCTGCTGCTCTCCCTCGGGAATCTTCCGCGCAGCCTGCTGCGGGCCGTGAATACTACGATCTGCGCAAGTACACTTTGCAGAGTGGGCCGCAGACCAAGCTTGCTGCGGACTACTTTGAGAAGGCGCTGATCCCGGCGCTCAATCGCCTCGGCATTAATCCCGTGGGTGCCTTCAGCGTTGACGTTGGGCCCGAGACACCTACGATCTATCTGCTGCTGCCGTGTAAGAACGTACAGACGCTCATTACGGCAGAGCTCGCTCTGGCGAAGGATGAAGTCTTTGTAAAAGCCGCCGCGCCTTTCTGGGCAGCGCCTGCCGCGGCACCCGCGTTCAAACGTGTGGAGTCATCCCTCTTTGCTGCGTTCGAAGGCTATTCTGTCCTGACGCCGCCAGCGAAGGGCAAGCGCATCTTCCAGCTACGCACTTATGAATCGCCTTCGAACGCGGCACATATCGCGAAGGTCAAGATGTTTCACTCGGGCGAGTTTGAGATCTTTGCGCGCGCGGGCTGCGGCCAGGTCTTCTATGGCGACGCGCTTATCGGCCCCAACATACCCAACCTTACCTACATGCTTACCTTCCCCGATCTGGCTACATTGCAGAGCTGCTGGAAGGCGTTCAGTGCCGATCCTGAGTGGAAGAAGCTGAGCGCGGATCAGCGCTTTGCGTATGAGTCCATCGTCTCCAACATTACGAATCTGTATCTCAACCCAACGAGTTATTCGCAGATTTGATGCCTTCGTTGTGCTACGGAATTTGTCATCCCGTAGCAGAGCGGAGGGATCTGCTTTTTGGAGGGGCACCCGAATTTTGGTTTCCTGAGAGATCAAGTTTGTGCGCTCCGCGCGACCCCACCCTTTCGCGATGAAGCTGCGAAAGAATGGGGCACAGAGGAGATCCACGTTGCGTTAGAGCTGCAGGCGCAGTTTCATCCGCGTCAGTAGCTCAGACACCAACAGCATCACCGCCGTGAAGACAAACGCCCGTACCACGCCCTGCCACCCATACACGAAGTGCGTGCCGAACCACGTGACGCCCGTCGCGGCCAAAATGTAGAACCAGATGTCTGGGAGCAGATAGGTCAGCAGCGTGTTCGAGCCGGCGGACTTCACGAAGAACGCCCACTTGCTGTATCGCTTCACGTCGCAGACGTAATACAGCAGTGTGAAGAGAAGGATGCACGCGCCGATGGTGTACAGGCACCACGTTGGCGTCGCGCGGATCTTCGAGATACCGAGCGGATGCAGCAGGCGCGCGACGATCAGTGTGACGACAGCGAAGACCAGGGCAGGTATAGCCTTCTGTCGGAACGTCGCGAACCTCGGTTCCAGGAAGAAGATCGTGGTGAGGGTGATGCCTGCGAAGGCAATCGAGGCCATCGATCCATTGACGATGGGAAACTTGTACCAGGGCAGATCAAGGTGGATCCAATGCGCCGTGCTGGCGATGCAGAACACCGTCATCGCCACGAACCAGACCGCAGGCGCCCACAACCATCGGCGCGTTGTCAGGTAGAGCAGCGACACGGAGAAATACGTGTAACCGATCAGGCCGAGGATCTCTGGATAGCCATAAGAGAACCAGCCTACGCCGCCATCGCGCGCTGTGTGGCGATAAAGAATCGCCAGCCCGACAAGCAGAACGAATCCCGCAGTGCGCAAGCCGCGATAGAGGTTGCAGCGGAGCCTATCGGTTGTCTTTGGATAGACCAGCCAGATCAGGATCGCGGCGAAGAGGGCCAGCAGCCCCCAGATATATCGGCCCAGTCCGTGCATAAGTGCCGGATCGCCGCGCCCGCCGTTCTCAAGAATGATTCCCAGCACAAGCAGTGCCGCCGAGCGCAGCGCAATGTATCCCAGCAGCGTGGCCGGACTGTCTCCTTTGCGGATGCGCGCATTGAGCGCCAGCGGGATCGCCATGCCGAGGATGAAGAGAAAGCCAGGAAAGACCATGTCGACGTAGGTCATCACGTCGACTTTGCCGGGGGCGTGGTACGTCCACCAGGGCAGGCCTTTTATTTCGGCTAGTTCGTTCACAAAGATCATCAGCGCGATGTTCAGGCCGCGAAAGATATCCAGCGAAAGAATCCGTTGCGGCGCGAGTGGATGTGGTCCAGCAGAGGTTGCCATCTATTTCCCTTTTGGTGTTGCGTGCAGGCCCGCGTTAATCGCGTCCAGAAGAACGTTGTCAGGATCGCCATTGTAGGCCCAGAACATGATGCCACTCAGGTGCTTCTCGCGCACATAGGCGCACTTGCGCTTCATGGACTCAGGATCGTCATAGGTAATGAAGGTCTGTGTCGCAGGGTTGTAGAGATAGGGCACGGCGGAGGCCGCGTTCCAGTAGCGCGTGAAGCCCGATCCCGGTGCAAGCTTCTCTTTGGCAATTTCTGTATAGAGCACGTCGAACATTTTGTTCTTCGGCACTGGCTGAAACAGACCGTGGTTCGCAGGCGGAACACCGGTCCAGCCGTGACCGTAGAAGGGAACGCCGAGAACGATCTTCTCGGGAGGGACGCCCGCGGCAAGATAGTCGCGCACCGACTGATCGTCGGAGAGCTTCTTCGGATCGGCGGGATCGGTGAAGAGTGGCGAGTGATTGCCGGTCGTCGGGTCACTGCGATCGTAGTAGTCGTAGCCCATCAGGGCGATGGTGTCGACATATTTTGCGACCTGCGCCAGCTCCGTGCTGTTGATGAAGAATCTGTTTCCGTTGGTCGCGGTTGAGGTGACGAGGTGCTTGTGCAGACGTCTGCCTGCAGTGTCGAATGCCATGCGCAGGTAGCGCAGAAGCAGTGTGTAATTCTGCTTGTCCGCTGCGCGGAAGCGTCCGCTTGGGCGCGGGAACGCCGGGTACTCCCAATCGATGTCGATGCCATCGAGCTTTTGAGCTTCGACCAGATGCAGGCAGCTTGCGACGAACTTAGCCCGCGAGGCTGGCGTCAGGGCGATGTCCGAGAAGTCCTCCGAGCGCGCGAAGCCTCCTGTGGACACTACGATGGTCAATGCAGGGTTGATCTTTTTCAGCGAGACCAGCGTTGCCAGATCGCTGGCCTGCATCGGTGTCGGTTCGGCCAGCGCGCCGTCCCTGGTGTCGATGAAGGCGTAGTGAATCCGGGTCAGCTTCTTTGCCGCAATGTCGTTCGCGTTAAGCGCCTGTCCGCGCGAGAAGACGTACCCGATGATCTGTGAAGAAGAAGTTCTCTGGGCCCGGACGCAGGGAACAGCGAGAAGACCAGCAAGCAACGGGAGCAGGGAGGTGCGGATTTTCATTAGCGGGCTGTCGCCTCATTTGTGGGATGAAGTCCGATGTTGATCGCATCGAGAAGTACGTTGTTCGGATCGCCAGTGTACTCCCAGAACATCATGCCGCCCAGGTGATGTCCGCGTACATACAGGGCTTTATGCGCCAGCGACTCGGCGTCCTCATAATCCACCCAGGTCTGCGTGGTGGCGTTGTAGAGATAGGGCGAGTCCGAGCTGTAATCCCAATAGCGGACGTAGCCAGAACCCGGTGCCAGAAGCGTCGAGGCGATGCTGCCGTAGTTCAGATGAAGGTTGCGCGCGCTCGTTCCGGGCTGGAATAAACCATTCTTGGTTGCTTCTACCCCAGTCCACCCCTTTCCATAGAATGGAACACCCAAGACGATTTTGTTCTCCTTTACCCCCGCTGCAAGGTAGTTTTGCACCGACTTGTCCGAAGAGACGTGCTTTGGATCGTCAGGATGGGTGTAAAGGGAGGAGTGATGCCCTGTGTTCTTGTCGCCGCCATACATGTCGTAGGTCATCAGGTTGATGGAATCAACATACTTCTGGACCTTGTCCATCTCTGTGTGCTGCAGGAAGTTGAGGCTACCGCCCGTAGCAATCGAGGTATAGAGGTGTTTATGCTGCCGCCGTCCCTCGCGATCAAAGCGAATGCGTAACTCCTTCAGCAGGAGGGTGTAGTTCTCTTTATCTTCGGGACGGAACTTGTTGTGGTCACCCTCCAGGCCGGGATAC
This genomic stretch from Terriglobus saanensis SP1PR4 harbors:
- a CDS encoding DUF5009 domain-containing protein; this encodes MATSAGPHPLAPQRILSLDIFRGLNIALMIFVNELAEIKGLPWWTYHAPGKVDVMTYVDMVFPGFLFILGMAIPLALNARIRKGDSPATLLGYIALRSAALLVLGIILENGGRGDPALMHGLGRYIWGLLALFAAILIWLVYPKTTDRLRCNLYRGLRTAGFVLLVGLAILYRHTARDGGVGWFSYGYPEILGLIGYTYFSVSLLYLTTRRWLWAPAVWFVAMTVFCIASTAHWIHLDLPWYKFPIVNGSMASIAFAGITLTTIFFLEPRFATFRQKAIPALVFAVVTLIVARLLHPLGISKIRATPTWCLYTIGACILLFTLLYYVCDVKRYSKWAFFVKSAGSNTLLTYLLPDIWFYILAATGVTWFGTHFVYGWQGVVRAFVFTAVMLLVSELLTRMKLRLQL
- a CDS encoding glycoside hydrolase family 18 protein, which gives rise to MKIRTSLLPLLAGLLAVPCVRAQRTSSSQIIGYVFSRGQALNANDIAAKKLTRIHYAFIDTRDGALAEPTPMQASDLATLVSLKKINPALTIVVSTGGFARSEDFSDIALTPASRAKFVASCLHLVEAQKLDGIDIDWEYPAFPRPSGRFRAADKQNYTLLLRYLRMAFDTAGRRLHKHLVTSTATNGNRFFINSTELAQVAKYVDTIALMGYDYYDRSDPTTGNHSPLFTDPADPKKLSDDQSVRDYLAAGVPPEKIVLGVPFYGHGWTGVPPANHGLFQPVPKNKMFDVLYTEIAKEKLAPGSGFTRYWNAASAVPYLYNPATQTFITYDDPESMKRKCAYVREKHLSGIMFWAYNGDPDNVLLDAINAGLHATPKGK
- a CDS encoding glycoside hydrolase family 18 protein — protein: MLRRLSVRALLFGILLPPFAVARTTPVTSTVPNHAEIIGYVFARDRILSPSEIAATKMTRINYAFADVKDNKVAEGFAHDAENFGVLTSLKQQNPSLKILVSVGGWTWSKNFSDMALTKKTRSIFIDSAVDFVTKYKLDGLDIDWEYPGLEGDHNKFRPEDKENYTLLLKELRIRFDREGRRQHKHLYTSIATGGSLNFLQHTEMDKVQKYVDSINLMTYDMYGGDKNTGHHSSLYTHPDDPKHVSSDKSVQNYLAAGVKENKIVLGVPFYGKGWTGVEATKNGLFQPGTSARNLHLNYGSIASTLLAPGSGYVRYWDYSSDSPYLYNATTQTWVDYEDAESLAHKALYVRGHHLGGMMFWEYTGDPNNVLLDAINIGLHPTNEATAR